One genomic segment of Thermoleophilia bacterium includes these proteins:
- a CDS encoding acyl-CoA desaturase: protein MGSHAGLFKGGGAFQRDVRALVASTLTSDDIRRGRRRFHLKAVTIALWAAATYVWLVWFAAGPVGLVVGCVSMGFALGGVGFCIQHDANHGAVGPRSRILGYSLDLVGVSSYFWRERHNHLHHTFTNIVDADGDIDQLPFARLAPEQRWMWNHQGQHVYMWFLYGMYAVKSVLLADVLSMVMGMKHTSAPTPRPRGGTLAGFIVAKVLFIGWALVLPFVFRPAWLVVVAAFAVLWLLGILLAVVFQLAHCVEEVSFSSTREIRETGAPMEWARHQVETTADFAQGNRLVTWYLGGLNYQIEHHVFSNVCHLHYPKLAPGLREVCERHGVDYFAHPSLGSALASHGRWLHMMGRRPTADPVPVSA, encoded by the coding sequence ATGGGATCTCACGCTGGGTTGTTCAAGGGCGGAGGGGCCTTCCAGAGAGACGTTCGCGCCCTCGTGGCCTCCACGCTCACCTCGGATGACATCCGCCGGGGTCGCCGCCGCTTTCACCTGAAGGCGGTGACCATCGCCCTATGGGCCGCCGCGACCTACGTCTGGCTCGTGTGGTTCGCCGCCGGTCCGGTGGGTCTTGTCGTCGGCTGTGTGTCGATGGGGTTTGCACTGGGCGGTGTGGGTTTCTGTATCCAGCACGACGCCAACCATGGCGCGGTCGGCCCGCGCTCGCGCATCTTGGGCTACTCCCTTGACCTCGTCGGGGTCTCCTCGTACTTCTGGCGCGAACGCCACAATCACCTGCACCACACGTTCACCAACATCGTGGACGCGGACGGCGACATCGACCAACTACCGTTCGCGCGCCTCGCTCCCGAGCAGCGCTGGATGTGGAACCACCAGGGGCAGCACGTGTACATGTGGTTCCTGTACGGCATGTACGCCGTGAAGAGCGTGTTGCTCGCTGATGTCCTCTCGATGGTCATGGGGATGAAGCACACCAGCGCTCCGACGCCGCGTCCTCGTGGTGGCACGCTCGCCGGGTTCATCGTTGCCAAGGTGCTGTTCATCGGATGGGCATTGGTGCTGCCGTTCGTTTTCCGCCCGGCTTGGTTGGTGGTCGTGGCTGCGTTCGCCGTCCTCTGGCTGCTGGGAATCTTGCTTGCCGTCGTGTTCCAGCTCGCGCACTGCGTCGAGGAGGTCTCGTTCTCGTCCACGCGCGAGATCCGCGAGACGGGTGCGCCGATGGAATGGGCACGCCACCAGGTCGAGACCACCGCAGACTTCGCCCAGGGCAATCGGTTGGTCACCTGGTACCTCGGCGGCCTGAACTACCAGATCGAGCACCATGTGTTCTCAAATGTGTGCCACCTGCACTATCCGAAGCTCGCGCCGGGGCTCCGGGAGGTCTGCGAGCGCCACGGGGTGGACTACTTCGCGCACCCCTCACTGGGCTCGGCGCTCGCGTCGCACGGGCGATGGCTGCACATGATGGGCCGCCGGCCCACCGCGGACCCCGTGCCGGTCAGCGCCTAG